The Rosa chinensis cultivar Old Blush chromosome 7, RchiOBHm-V2, whole genome shotgun sequence DNA segment ggaccatggtagaaaattgcaaatcgactcttccggtgacttttccggcaaacttttcctgcgagccgccactcatggagggtcttttctccagcaaaggaggaccatggttgtgaaaatatcccatcacttgaaattcaaatatctccctacaccttgtccttttgtcaccttgtctatttgggaccatttgggggacaaggtgtaagagcatctcttgcacactttggggACCAAGGAGGACACATAGCTGATCAAGAAGAGGCCAAAAGGGATTTATTCAGAATTCTTGACCCCATTCAATCATCTCCATCCTATCCAaaatccatttttctctctagagaagagaccaccatctccaccacaaaaaccaccatctccacctctaaaacctccatttccaccactacatcctccatttccttcaccactcaacaccacaactcatcttagtgatcccaaatttcactattctcaccaatatcaagagcttggagcaaggagaaggaggtgactaccaccacatcatgttcttggagacccatctccaccacctcttccggcatcatcaatagtcaccctttactccctacctctttatgtatttgatgtttaatagaatgttgaaacttgtgtatctagctatgtgtgagtagtgaactagttggggctagggttgaaagccctagccaaaattgcttggattgatgcttttgtttataaattgatgcaaattcatgttgtcattctcacatgctaagtcaatagttgaatgcattacttagacttaatcaatttgagttatgtgtttgccatgacatgaagtttttcctagagattgattacctttaggtaaaaagggagcatgaaagcacaccatgtgtgcatgtgagggtagtgagctaaaatcacctagagatatgattggtttgcttgcttggttacctaaactctaagctttatgcatttaggggcaaatgattgagacctatccggtaattaaatttgtctctaggtagttagttctagacttatccggttagagttaataaaatgaaaggggtttaagccttagtagtcctatccggatgctaagagggtagttggacaattagctttgcatcattcatattcaattgctttaatgcttgcaagggaggcaaaaggtgaaacccgatgccctaactcccatccatttgataacaacttgttttgtttaacttagtttatattacttgctttcattgtttcaatttgaatagaaaccaatctcaaaatcaaaatcaaatctctacacaccatcttgcacatactcatcaccatgaactttggttcacttgtgagcctttgtttgtgattgtatatttgcatattcttctagtttttccttaggttttccctagctaggaaaggatttagcaatcctcgtgggttcgacatccttacttaatcccctattctataacttgtacctcttgcacttgagggtggctttaatgctaacaccTCCTCTTGCCGATGAGGCACTTAGCAGCTCCGGCCAGTTTCCAATATCAGGGCACCTATGCCCTTCCATTGATCTATCTTTGCCAGATCTGACCCCTACTATTTACAATTATTATGGCGGCGATCTTGTAGCCCTGTTAATTCGGGCTGGAAAAAGCCATGGCAGTGGTGAAAGGGTGGAGCACTTCATCCACGATGGTGACCCGGTTTCCTCATCCTGGTTGCCTCCTACAATTGTTGGGACCTGTGTGACGCCTATGTGGTTACAATTGAACATCCCCAAGGTTGCTGAGGGCGCGCTGCTAGTAGGCGGAGGAGCCAAAGGAACCAGTTGGCTGTGGAGTAAGGAGATATGCTTTGCTGATGCCACTGGGTATGACAGCGATGTTGATCATGGACTGGAGACCAGTGCAAAGGATGGAGGAGCGTCACTACAGGCAGGTGATGGAGATGTCGTGGTGAGAATGCTAATGCCTGCGAAGCTGGATGTCCATATCAGTGTTGCAAGCGGTCTGCCGCTTTTGGGCTCCTATCCGTGCCCAACTCTCTATGGCTTTGACGGCGGAGACTGAGGAATTAACGTCGCCAATGTCAGTGTTCAAATCATGGCTGGTTGAATGGCCGTCGGTGACTCTAGTGGCAGGGGAAGCATGCTAGTGGGTCGTTGGGCTTCTTGGGCAGCTAGTTGATACTGCAGCTCTGTAATCAAGTTTTGGGCCGTGATCTCTTGGGTCCAGAATGAGTATTGGGTCTTTGTACCCAttttaattagttttgtttttaaCTAGCCTATTACTATGCGAGATTAGTTCATAGTTATAGACTtgctttgaataagtgagcatgggtaCCGTCAAATGATCAGATTTAATCTATGTATCGCTGTGgtttaccacaaactctttatctacccatagACGGTAGaaggaggatatgtaatggtcctttCTGGCCTGAGTAATATTAATATATCAACATGAATttcttcaaaaaagaaaaaaaaaaaaaaaacgtcatgAAAGCAGGGGCGGACCTGTTATTAGGCCCGACGGGGTCCcgacacccccccccccccccccaagccTTTTTCACTTGGTTcttaagggaaaaattcaccaacggtgtctggatactttggtgactttcagaatgatacctgaactctgaatgttatcaatgtgatacctagactttaCTTTTCGTATTATCGTCGTACCTCTGGCGAACTTCTGTCACGTCTCCGTCAACTGTGAGCACGTGTGACTCACGTGAACctaaaaatgagggcaaaaaagacatTCTGCTCTCagtttgttttaggaaaaaattcaccaacggtgtctggacacttaggggactttcagaatgatacctgaacttacaaagctatcaatgtgatacctggactcattttttcgtatcaacgtcgtacctacgaccaatttcagtcacggagccgttaaattttgcacgtgagtaacttaatgaagacaaaaagaccgatttaccctcaaaattttgtttttttttttctcttttatttctttctttctttattcttctttctttctttcttcttcttttttttttgtttcttcttcccctgatttgaatcatcaagatttaaattatcttgctagtccgattcccaccgccgattGCCAATCAAACACCGCCGCTGTGTCTCAATCCACCTACATGCACCGCAGATATTTATGGTTCCCCCCACTTCAAATCctacagcaaattgaaattgcactgaggcttcgccgctcactccgagatcatccccgccgccgccgacgacgacttagccaccaccactcttgttctctcctccgacccccttttatacactattgatcagaaactcagaccctgtggtgttgcatgtcgggaacgACGGAGAGGATGACAGGGTCTATcagacaacttcggcctctagccaaACTTCAATCAGAAGCAATTGTATGCAAccaaagattaacaacttcggcctccaCATCATCCTCACCTGGAGAAAATTCGAGTTGTTCTGATTCACCAGCTCCTCCACTccgctgctacccaccattgCGCCTCGCCGATTAGCAGACAAAGAACTCGGAGCCTTCACCATCAAGAAATGGAGGCTCGCGTTCTGCGTGTCCTGCACGGCGGATATCGGCACCGTCGGAgaagatgttgtctgaacagAAATTGAGTTCGGGTTCCACGGCGGCAGCTCGTCAAGCTCGTCGATTGCGGCCTTGGCTTTCTTGATGACCCAATCGACGGCCTTGCTGGGCTGGTCGTATCCGAGCCGGTCTTGCAcgtcgtagaattgaatggcggtgtgggcgGCGAGCCGGACGCGATGGTCCTTGGGCCTTTGGCGGTGTAGACCTTGTTGTGGCGATCTTTCCGGtcggtggcccttagaatgtggcctcgagcctccacgatttcgctggcggtggaggaagaagcagtccttatacccaaacccaatcgagaagcagcggagAACGACGTCATTgcgcggtggtggaggttgttgtggctctcccccatttttcttcctgcatattccatggtgggttctccgaaagcggtggtgttggcaaggagagaaggagaaaataaagaaaccgaaaaagaagaagaagaagaataaataaagaaagaaagaaaagaaaaggaaagaaaaaacttttaagggtaaatcagtctttttgtcTTTATTAAGTGACTTACGTGCatcgcacgtgcaaaatttaacagcTCCGTAAccgaaattggtcgtaggtacgacgttgatataaaaaaatgagtccaggtatcacattgataattttgtaagttcaggtatcattctgaatgtcctctaagtgtccagacactgttggtgaatttttctcgagggtaaatcagtctttttgtcttcattaagtgactcacgtgcattgcACGTGCAAACTTTAACGACTCCGTGATGGAAATTGGTAGTAGGTatgacgttgatatgaaaaaatgagtccatgtatcacattgataactttgtaagttcaggtatcattctgaaagccccctaagtgtccagacaccgttggtgaatttttcccaattattAATTATGCATAAGCTTTATAATAAAAACAGCAAAAGTTGAGTTTGCTGAGGAAAATCTGCTACTGGACCCCACCCCCAACAACTCAGGTGAGTACTAATAAAAATAGTAGTAGTATTTGATTGATTGACCATAGGGGTATTTGGGATTATGATAAATAACATAGCCATAAATAAATATACAGAAATAAAGGATGATTAGTgattagttctttttttttcttttccttatttgCATGATCGTCAATTTAGTTTTGATACTTGGTTGATTAAAAGTCATCTTATCTTCATTTATTGAGCTGTTCATTCGAGTtatcattggtttagttttaaTTATTGGCTTATAAACTATATACTACATAATTTATTAAATTATTGTTATAGTTGTATTTATTTACAAAcaaattttttataataaattatttccGATAATTTATACTTCTATCTGGATCCCCCAAGGTTTAAATCCTGATTCCGCCCCTGCATGAAAGGATCTGCAGCAAGTGCATGTCGAAAAGGTTAGTTGGCTAGAAAAATAGAATTCTGAATGACAACagggaagagaagaaaatttcaaattaaggattaaattagaagtagTTCATGACAGTGGTAGATCGAAGTAGCCTTATCATTTATCAAAACTTTGTACAAAGAATTCTATGGGTTATAAATATATAACTCTAAAGAGTACCCTGCTTCGAAATGTTATAGAaacacaattaaaaaaataaaaataaaaatacagatTTCTGAGGATCAATTAAAAGTGAGTAGATCTTGGATGATTCCAGGGATCTCAACGTAGCTGCTAGCTCCCAAGAATAGTATTTCGACGATTCGGAATCAAAACGTGCTATCAATGTGCAATCCCGAAACCCAAATGAACAACTTGCCAACTGATTAAGAACAAAGTCAACATCTTCCACTACTCAAACCAATGAGGCCAGGGAATGATCCCAGCATGAATTATCTATATCTTATTAGAGATAAACTTTTAtatccttcttttttttgttgttcttttttctttttgccaaTGCAAAAGGAAATacaaaacctcaatatctcatcTTATTCTAGCACTGATCAACGAGCACAGGATAAAGCATATAACATCTTAATCCATCACTAGAAAAGTATTAACAAATATATAAGGCATGATCAACTTCAATCCACTTTAGTCATGTCTTACCCTATCTGATAAACTTTTATGCATATTACTCTGATAATATTTTAGGCTTCTCAAAGCAGTAATTGGCATTCCGCACctaaaaaaatcaacaaataaGGAACTACCAGTTTTGCTAATAAAGATTTCAATCTTCTCGGCTCTTAATCACTTTTGTGTTTTCTTGGTCTGGAGCAAGAATACTGAAAGCGTTTTGAGGCCTTGTAATTGGCCTTGGCCCAATACAACAAACCCCAATCTCTTGAATTCTTGACTTTTGAtgaaattgttttgaattgCTGCTGGGCTGCAAGATTGTAGTGAGGCCACCAAAATAAGCATTATCTATATTATACCTTAATCACtataactgaattttttttacgGTTATAACCCTTAAATATTTAAAATTGAATTATTCAAAAAGGATAACAAAGTCAGttcacaaaacaaaagaaaactaaaaagagaaaaatgttAACATATTCCTCACATAAATTacccacaattttttttttttgaaaaaagtggAGCAGTTTTCTCCATGTTCCATAAAGTTCAgttcacaaaagaaaagaaaaataaaaagagaaaaaggttaACATATTCCTCACAAATATTAcccacaaaattaaaaaataaaaggtgGAGCAGTTTCTCCACTTTCTGTAGAGTAACTGCCTACATAGTTATTCACACCTATAGGGTGTGTTTTTCGCTTCTAGTATTAATATGTAATGTATATACATTTCTTCTTCAGCTGAAATATATAGAAATACATCATCTACGAATCTTAAATACATCAAATACATCATCTATAAATCTTTTTCTAAGGTGTAAACTTAAGCCGTATAACAAGACCTTGATACTCATCTAGAATATTATTGTCGAGGTTAAGTTCGGGACGAGCTCAATTGAATTTATATTTTTAAGATCAAGCTCCACTTAACTCTAATGAGCTTTCTCAAGTTTGAGCATTACTTATTTGTTAAATGTTAGCAttgaagccaccctcaagtgcaagaggtacaagttatagaataggggattaagtaaggatgtcgaacccacgaggattggtaaatcctttcctagctagggaaaacctaaggaaaaactagaagaatatgcaaatgtacaatcacaaacaaaggctcacaagtgaatcaaagttcatggtgagtatgtgcaagatggtgtatagagatttaattttgattttgagattggtttccattcaaattgaaacaatgaaagcaagtaatataaactaagctacactaaacaagttgttatcaaatggatgggagttagggcatcgggtttcaccttttgcctcccttacaagcattaaagcaattgaatatgaatgatgcaaagctaattgtccaactactctcttagcatccggatatgACTACTAattaaggcttaaacccctttcattttattaactctaaccggataagtctagagctaactacctagagataaattcaattaccggataggtctcaatcctttgcccctaaatgcataaagcttagagtttaggtaccCAAGCAAGCAagccaatcctatctctaggtggttttagctcactaccctcacatgcatacatggtgtgctttcatgctcccttttttgcctaaaggtaatcaatctctaggaaaaccTTCATGTCATGggaaacacataactcaaattgattaggtctaagtaatgcattcaactattgacttagcatgtgagaatgacaacatgaatttacatcaatttataaacaaaagcatcaatacaagcaaggttggctagggctttcaaccctagccccaactagttcactactcacacatagctagatacacaagttTCAACATtttattaaacatcaaatacataaagagatagggaataaatggtgactattgatgatgccggaagaggtggtggagatgggtctccaagaacatgatgtggtggtagtcacctccttctccttgctccaagctcttgatattggtaagaatagtgaaatttgaaatctttaaggtgagttgtggtgttaagtggtggaggaaatagaGGTTGTAGTGGTGGTGTTTTTTCTCGAAAGAAAAATTGATCTTGGAtaagatgaagatgattgaatggagtcaagaatgctgaagaattggtctttggcctctctTTGATAAGCTATGTGTGTCCTCTTTGGTCtcaaagtgtgcaagagatgctcttacaccattgccccccaaatggtcccaaattggcaaggtgacaaaaggacaaggtgtagggagatatttgaatttcaagtgatgggagattctcacaaccatggtcctcctttgctggagaaagaaccctccatgagtggcggctcgccagaaaagttgccggaaaagtttgTCGGAAAAGtcaatttgcaattttcttccaatctctgtgtcttcttcccctatcttcaaatctccgcatttcaagcctcaaatagtcattttattctcaatgcaaggtttcctacaaataaaaggaaatgaattaaaaagggtaaaatagcatggaagacaaatcaattttcataattatggggcacaattgcataagtaatttgtgactcaacattAAACAAGCACGAGCTCATTTGAtaattataacttttagttgTTTAGGATGTTAACAAGTTCACAGTTGTGAATTCTCTTTCAACAGTGGCAATATATTTGTACCACGATTACATACATAGAGAAACTAATATATAAGGCAGGAGGTGGCGCATAAACGCATGAATTTATGGAGAAGGCGTCAAGCGCATCTCCAAAGTCCAGTCAAGCAAggaaaattttcttagtttgtGGACTTGCTTGATTAAAATATAGGGCTAGAtattgtttagtaccctgtggtatgggcccaacatcgattcagtccctcgactttcaatttcatcaagaacaccctcACAATATcttctcatccaataggtccctcAGTCGGGATTCCTTCAATTTCAAACGTTAAGTTGCTGACATGGCGTTCCAACTCAGTAAAAGTGGGGCCCATATGGAActcaaattcccaaaatgacatcTTCAACTAGAAGTTGAGATGGGCACGTGGTGTCTTATTTGTTTGAGATTACAACATGAGGGCAGATCTCACTCAGCCAttgcaacaagaagaagaatctgAAACTGTAGATCTGCAAACGAAATAGATTAGATCACATGGTGAGTGTAATCTTGCATTGTAATATAAGAATTCCATCAAGGAGAAACCGTAGATCTGCAATAGCGCCGGATCCGACTGTTGGTGTTGATGAAGGAACAACTATTGGGCTTGACCAAGGAACATGGAAATCGATGGAATACTCTGTCCTGTATATGACTCTCCAATTGCTAATGAATCCGTGTTATTTCCTATTATGTATTTTCTACTGATTCATCAATTCTGCCTATGATTTGTTATAACTTTGTAAAATTTACACAGACAAACGGTGAGGACGGAGTCGAAGCGTAAACGTAAATGAAGAAGAGTTAAGAGAAGGTATGTGTTGTTTGATAAGAGTCCTACACGGTGAATTTATATTTGCAATTGTGCAATCGTCAAACGCTCAAGCAATTTTGTTAAAGGTGCAAGAAAAAATTGGACAACCAAAAAAGGCCGATGTTGTCTGTCATACAACAAACCTAATCAATCTCGCTGGCGGTAGAGGAAGAAGCCACTACTAGAAAAAACACATACAATGACACCAAACAAGGACACATAATTTATGTGGAGTCCTTGAAGGTTTTTAAGGACACACAActtcaaattgaaatttttaagtGGGTGGACAGTTTTTAACGACACCCTAAACCATTTATGTTGTGTCCTCATCGGGCTTCAAAACTAAAAtccaattgaaataaaaaagggGGAGCTGCAGTACTTGGCGTTTTCGATTCCCTCCCGAAATTTCACTTCCCCCTCCccaaatttcacttccctcctTCTCCATTTTCGACTTCCCTCCTTCCCCATTTTCGACTTCCCACTTCAATCGAAAACCTCACCAATTAGAGAAAAGATGTTTCATCCACTCTCTTTTCAGCTTTTAgttgtaatagaaaaatagaaagaaactgGAGCTGAAAACAGATTCGATCTGTTTCGATTCGGTGGAGGTGGCGGTGACTATTTGAGTTGATTCAACTCATAGTGAGGTTACTCGGTGTGAGATATACTCTGGGTTGACAGATTTTGGCAAGAATTTCAATACAAGGTGAGGTTACACGATTAGAGGTTGCTCGATCccaaatttcttttggttttgtttttgtttttgtttttgttttttttttttttttgctattgttGGGTTGAATGTTCTGTACTCGGTGACTTCCAGCTATTGTAAGCTGTGGTGTTGGTGATTTCATGTCATCATATCTAGTGTTGGTGGTTTTATGCCATCGTATGTGGTGTTGCTTGTATCCAGTGGTTCTATCGGAGCCCTTTGGccaaatttctagtagtgaagcAATGTTTATGTTAATTGTATATTACTTTCTGGTTCTTCTTAACTTTTACAATGAGTTTGCTGTTTAATTCAATCTATGAGTTGGTATGGTAGGCAGAGATGGAATTGTTGCTTATCTTAATGCCCTATATTTATATGGATTTTGTAATGGTTTTCCTTATGTCATTAGTTATGGCTATTGAGAATCCTTGTCTTACTGTAATTTACCTGCTGGTTCTTTGAGTTAACATGCGGTGAACGATTATAGAATGATTAGCATCAAAATTGTATTTCTGGCAAATTGATGGTATCATAATCACAAAGCTGAATATGTGTGAGACTTAGGATTTAAATACTGTTTGATTCTAAGGGAGGACTTCATGATGCTGTCGAGCATGATTGTTTTCCATCTGCCGCCACGTGTGGTACTGTGGAAATAAGTTTAAGTATCAATACTTTGGATTTTTATACATTATATCTTCTAGATCTTGCTAAACCTTAAATTTGTTTATACTGGTTCTAGAAGGTGGACTTTGGCAATGGTGTACCTGTGAAAACTTCAGTGGAACCTAAAGTATCTGAGGAAGGGCTTCTTGATGCTATTTAGCAGGATTACTTCCCATCTGCCTCCTTAGAGGTAGCAAAGACAGATTATCAGTACTTTgaattttggattttcttgttttaaaattaaaaagggGTTTGGATTGAAGGAAAGCCACCAGTCATCATTAATGATTATATAGCTAGGCTCCGTTAAGTTATCACATTACCACTTTCAGAAATTGTATCGTATCAATAATCTGAATTTGTATTTagttaacctttttttttctttccttttcagaGTTTTGAATTACCTCTTTCAGAATAAAAAAGGGTTGGGTCTGAAGGAAAGCCACTAGTCATCATTGATGATTATATGGGCTGCAGTAAGGTATACATTGCCTGCTTTCCTTTTCCTGATTTATGGAAATTGGTGGTTCATTTGTGCTGTTATTATGCTAGCAGGAGGTATAGGAATTTCTACTATGATAATTGGCGGACCTCATGAAAAGGTATTAACTTTCAAGCATAGAAGTCTCTTTTTTCACATTTGATTTTAGATTGTTAGATAGGAAAAAATATTATAGATTGCTAATTAGATaagattgtttttctattgaattGTAGGACTTTGTACCATTATTGAATGTGGTATTTGATCAGATGGTTTGTACGCATTTCTGGACTATAATTtagtcatttaataattcaatcTCTGTGCAGCACATGCAGGAGCTTATCCGTTATCTCCAATTTGGACTATGGTGGCTGGCTCTTGGTGTTACCAGTAAAACTTCTGTGAATTGAACAAACAATTTCAGTGAACCTTATAGCTGATTCTTGGTTAGATGAATCTGTTGTATGTGGTCTGATCTTGGTTGCCTTTTCCATTACAATCTAAAAGAAGAGATCTTTGATATCATGGCTTGGTCTGGTGGTTTCATGTTTTGAGTAAATAAAACAAGACATTCCTACAGATATTTGT contains these protein-coding regions:
- the LOC112177558 gene encoding transcription factor TCP10-like; the encoded protein is MTSFSAASRLGLHRQRPKDHRVRLAAHTAIQFYDVQDRLGYDQPSKAVDWVIKKAKAAIDELDELPPWNPNSISVQTTSSPTVPISAVQDTQNASLHFLMVKAPSSLSANRRGAMVGSSGVEELVNQNNSNFLQVRMMWRPKLLIFGCIQLLLIEVWLEAEVV
- the LOC112180729 gene encoding vacuole membrane protein KMS1-like; the encoded protein is MIIWAAVRYTLPAFLFLIYGNWWFICAVIMLAGGIGISTMIIGGPHEKHMQELIRYLQFGLWWLALGVTSNCSSYAACPDQVWEVPLPRS